The Lepisosteus oculatus isolate fLepOcu1 chromosome 4, fLepOcu1.hap2, whole genome shotgun sequence genome window below encodes:
- the thtpa gene encoding thiamine-triphosphatase isoform X2, which produces MLLCRRERTERMSVEVERKFVCGPDIQTRLNDLAVAVCLGCAQFLDQYFDTPDCRLTLRDVWLRRRQGSWELKCRDGATRRRSAAESRQQERGGDALCTRYREITELAEVIARVREELREGDHEQAARVRDGQMREDGGGEGKSPASTETQVTGTGARLGTGSDIGQGNAEIPPTGSDIKTSDTEDPPTGSQVSGGEEENSSPSWVRELGLFPFAQFTTERCSYILPMEGEEEEVEGGGTRIDLDRTDFGFCVGEIEVLVQSPEEMDSALRKIERTAQRLGLSGDQKVPGKMDAYLQKFRPEHYGKLLSAHVL; this is translated from the exons ATGTTGCTGTGCAGGAGAGAGCGCACTGAGAGGATGAGTGTGGAGGTGGAGAGGAAGTTTGTGTGCGGCCCGGATATCCAGACCAGACTGAACGATTTGGCAG TAGCAGTGTGTCTGGGATGTGCTCAGTTCCTGGACCAGTATTTTGACACTCCTGACTGTCGCCTCACGCTCCGGGACGTCTGGTTGCGCCGCCGCCAGGGCAGCTGGGAGCTGAAGTGTCGCGACGGAGCGACAAGGCGCCGGAGCGCCGCGGAGAGCCGCcaacaggagagaggaggggacgCGCTCTGCACCCGCTACCGGGAGATCACAGAGCTGGCAGAGGTCATCGCcagggtgagagaggagctGCGAGAGGGAGACCATGAGCAAGCAGCGAGGGTTCGAGACGGACAGATGAGGGAAGATGGAGGGGGAGAAGGAAAAAGCCCAGCTTCAACAGAGACACAGGTGACTGGAACTGGAGCCCGCCTTGGGACAGGAAGTGACATCGGGCAAGGAAATGCAGAAATCCCACCCACGGGAAGTGACATCAAGACAAGTGATACAGAAGACCCTCCCACAGGAAGTCAGGTGTCAGGGGGAGAGGAAGAGAATAGTAGCCCCTCCTGGGTTCGGGAACTCGGCCTCTTCCCCTTTGCTCAGTTCACCACTGAGAGGTGCTCTTACATCCTGCCcatggagggggaggaggaagaggtggagggaggggggacGCGGATCGATCTGGACCGGACAGATTTTGGGTTCTGTGTTGGTGAGATCGAGGTGCTGGTCCAGAGCCCAGAGGAGATGGATTCTGCACTCAGGAAGATTGAGAGGACAGCCCAGAGACTGG gtctgTCTGGGGATCAGAAGGTTCCAGGGAAGATGGACGCTTATTTACAGAAGTTCCGCCCAGAGCATTATGGGAAACTGCTTTCTGCCCACGTGCTCTGA
- the thtpa gene encoding thiamine-triphosphatase isoform X3 produces MLLCRRERTERMSVEVERKFVCGPDIQTRLNDLAAVCLGCAQFLDQYFDTPDCRLTLRDVWLRRRQGSWELKCRDGATRRRSAAESRQQERGGDALCTRYREITELAEVIARVREELREGDHEQAARVRDGQMREDGGGEGKSPASTETQVTGTGARLGTGSDIGQGNAEIPPTGSDIKTSDTEDPPTGSQVSGGEEENSSPSWVRELGLFPFAQFTTERCSYILPMEGEEEEVEGGGTRIDLDRTDFGFCVGEIEVLVQSPEEMDSALRKIERTAQRLGLSGDQKVPGKMDAYLQKFRPEHYGKLLSAHVL; encoded by the exons ATGTTGCTGTGCAGGAGAGAGCGCACTGAGAGGATGAGTGTGGAGGTGGAGAGGAAGTTTGTGTGCGGCCCGGATATCCAGACCAGACTGAACGATTTGGCAG CAGTGTGTCTGGGATGTGCTCAGTTCCTGGACCAGTATTTTGACACTCCTGACTGTCGCCTCACGCTCCGGGACGTCTGGTTGCGCCGCCGCCAGGGCAGCTGGGAGCTGAAGTGTCGCGACGGAGCGACAAGGCGCCGGAGCGCCGCGGAGAGCCGCcaacaggagagaggaggggacgCGCTCTGCACCCGCTACCGGGAGATCACAGAGCTGGCAGAGGTCATCGCcagggtgagagaggagctGCGAGAGGGAGACCATGAGCAAGCAGCGAGGGTTCGAGACGGACAGATGAGGGAAGATGGAGGGGGAGAAGGAAAAAGCCCAGCTTCAACAGAGACACAGGTGACTGGAACTGGAGCCCGCCTTGGGACAGGAAGTGACATCGGGCAAGGAAATGCAGAAATCCCACCCACGGGAAGTGACATCAAGACAAGTGATACAGAAGACCCTCCCACAGGAAGTCAGGTGTCAGGGGGAGAGGAAGAGAATAGTAGCCCCTCCTGGGTTCGGGAACTCGGCCTCTTCCCCTTTGCTCAGTTCACCACTGAGAGGTGCTCTTACATCCTGCCcatggagggggaggaggaagaggtggagggaggggggacGCGGATCGATCTGGACCGGACAGATTTTGGGTTCTGTGTTGGTGAGATCGAGGTGCTGGTCCAGAGCCCAGAGGAGATGGATTCTGCACTCAGGAAGATTGAGAGGACAGCCCAGAGACTGG gtctgTCTGGGGATCAGAAGGTTCCAGGGAAGATGGACGCTTATTTACAGAAGTTCCGCCCAGAGCATTATGGGAAACTGCTTTCTGCCCACGTGCTCTGA
- the thtpa gene encoding thiamine-triphosphatase isoform X4 encodes MSVEVERKFVCGPDIQTRLNDLAVAVCLGCAQFLDQYFDTPDCRLTLRDVWLRRRQGSWELKCRDGATRRRSAAESRQQERGGDALCTRYREITELAEVIARVREELREGDHEQAARVRDGQMREDGGGEGKSPASTETQVTGTGARLGTGSDIGQGNAEIPPTGSDIKTSDTEDPPTGSQVSGGEEENSSPSWVRELGLFPFAQFTTERCSYILPMEGEEEEVEGGGTRIDLDRTDFGFCVGEIEVLVQSPEEMDSALRKIERTAQRLGLSGDQKVPGKMDAYLQKFRPEHYGKLLSAHVL; translated from the exons ATGAGTGTGGAGGTGGAGAGGAAGTTTGTGTGCGGCCCGGATATCCAGACCAGACTGAACGATTTGGCAG TAGCAGTGTGTCTGGGATGTGCTCAGTTCCTGGACCAGTATTTTGACACTCCTGACTGTCGCCTCACGCTCCGGGACGTCTGGTTGCGCCGCCGCCAGGGCAGCTGGGAGCTGAAGTGTCGCGACGGAGCGACAAGGCGCCGGAGCGCCGCGGAGAGCCGCcaacaggagagaggaggggacgCGCTCTGCACCCGCTACCGGGAGATCACAGAGCTGGCAGAGGTCATCGCcagggtgagagaggagctGCGAGAGGGAGACCATGAGCAAGCAGCGAGGGTTCGAGACGGACAGATGAGGGAAGATGGAGGGGGAGAAGGAAAAAGCCCAGCTTCAACAGAGACACAGGTGACTGGAACTGGAGCCCGCCTTGGGACAGGAAGTGACATCGGGCAAGGAAATGCAGAAATCCCACCCACGGGAAGTGACATCAAGACAAGTGATACAGAAGACCCTCCCACAGGAAGTCAGGTGTCAGGGGGAGAGGAAGAGAATAGTAGCCCCTCCTGGGTTCGGGAACTCGGCCTCTTCCCCTTTGCTCAGTTCACCACTGAGAGGTGCTCTTACATCCTGCCcatggagggggaggaggaagaggtggagggaggggggacGCGGATCGATCTGGACCGGACAGATTTTGGGTTCTGTGTTGGTGAGATCGAGGTGCTGGTCCAGAGCCCAGAGGAGATGGATTCTGCACTCAGGAAGATTGAGAGGACAGCCCAGAGACTGG gtctgTCTGGGGATCAGAAGGTTCCAGGGAAGATGGACGCTTATTTACAGAAGTTCCGCCCAGAGCATTATGGGAAACTGCTTTCTGCCCACGTGCTCTGA
- the LOC138238140 gene encoding probable N-acetyltransferase CML1: MKEEKQSRKQRQHKNMQFVIRKYQPSDHDAVVTLFRSGITEHVLPAFRQALFHPDNVGWALGLAVAAVVVSRGSLWPAAAAVAAWAGLLLLVCHETFHGYVRAKLRTDMSDIPAHFLSRPDRCFWVAEAEEAGGSRVVAGTVAVARRGDCGEVFRLNVSPAFRHRGLGSRLTQVALEFCRARGFSRVALETSSIQTDACRLYRALGFTHVRTRLTPTLPQWAARLSRVTVLSLEKLL, translated from the exons aTGAAAGAAGAGAAACAGAGCAGAAAGCAGAGacaacacaaaaaca tgcagtttgTGATCAGGAAGTACCAGCCTTCAGACCACGATGCTGTTGTCACTCTATTCCGCTCCGGGATCACCGAGCACGTCCTCCCAGCGTTCCGGCAGGCGCTGTTCCACCCCGACAACGTGGGCTGGGCCCTGGGCCTGGCCGTGGCGGCTGTGGTGGTGTCCCGCGGCAGCCTGTGGCCGGCTGCGGCGGCCGTGGCGGCGTGGGCCGGCCTGCTGCTCCTCGTGTGCCACGAGACGTTCCACGGCTACGTCCGGGCGAAGCTGCGCACGGACATGAGCGACATCCCGGCCCACTTCCTGTCCCGCCCCGACCGCTGCTTCTGGGTGGCGGAGGCCGAAGAGGCGGGGGGGTCCAGGGTGGTCGCGGGGACGGTTGCCGTGGCGAGGCGGGGAGACTGCGGGGAGGTGTTCCGGCTGAACGTGTCTCCCGCGTTCCGCCACCGAGGCCTGGGGTCCCGCCTGACCCAGGTCGCCCTGGAGTTCTGCCGGGCCCGGGGGTTCTCGCGCGTCGCCCTGGAGACCTCCAGCATCCAGACGGACGCCTGCCGCCTGTACCGCGCGCTGGGCTTCACGCACGTCCGCACTCGGCTCACCCCCACCCTGCCCCAGTGGGCGGCCAGACTGAGCCGTGTCACTGTCCTGAGCCTGGAGAAGCTGCTGTGA